A single region of the Phycisphaerae bacterium RAS1 genome encodes:
- a CDS encoding Proprotein convertase P-domain protein encodes MKKFVGILGLAALAAPALAQPQKNFLWTGSLAIADNDGPSTVTITVPADPGGLNTVGDVNVDTIIAHTWQGDMNIVVSHGGTSVNVYNRPGFAGTGFGFSTDNVGNPTTGVAFVWDDEATQGPYDTPVVAINNPVGNWRPESPLSAFDGMDKRGDWTFTVTDHAAGDVGTIRQFSLAFTNVPEPAALALLALGGMLLRRR; translated from the coding sequence ATGAAGAAGTTTGTTGGCATTCTCGGCCTGGCGGCTCTGGCTGCCCCGGCCCTTGCCCAGCCGCAGAAGAATTTTCTGTGGACAGGCAGCCTTGCGATCGCTGATAACGACGGCCCGTCGACGGTGACCATCACGGTCCCGGCGGATCCGGGTGGTCTGAACACGGTCGGCGACGTCAACGTCGACACGATCATTGCCCACACGTGGCAGGGCGATATGAACATCGTCGTCAGCCACGGCGGCACGTCGGTCAACGTCTATAACCGTCCCGGCTTTGCCGGCACCGGTTTTGGCTTCTCGACTGACAACGTCGGCAACCCCACCACGGGCGTCGCGTTCGTGTGGGACGATGAAGCCACGCAGGGCCCGTACGACACCCCGGTGGTTGCGATCAACAACCCCGTCGGCAACTGGCGTCCGGAAAGCCCGTTGAGCGCGTTCGACGGCATGGACAAGCGCGGCGACTGGACCTTCACGGTCACCGACCATGCGGCCGGCGACGTCGGCACGATTCGCCAGTTCTCGCTGGCGTTCACGAACGTCCCTGAGCCCGCGGCTCTGGCGCTTCTGGCGCTGGGCGGCATGCTCCTGCGTCGTCGCTAA
- the nuoK_2 gene encoding NADH-quinone oxidoreductase subunit K translates to MLIPYLLIGGLLFVLGMIGFVTRRNLIIIFLCTELMFQGIVVNLVALDRFPLSAAAATVARSDGQVFSLFLLAVAASEAALALALVVLLFRNKPTLDAGAWKLLRD, encoded by the coding sequence ATGCTCATCCCGTACCTGCTGATTGGCGGGCTGCTGTTCGTGCTGGGCATGATCGGCTTCGTCACGCGCCGCAATCTGATCATCATCTTCCTCTGCACCGAACTGATGTTCCAGGGGATCGTCGTGAACCTGGTGGCGCTGGACCGGTTTCCGCTCAGCGCGGCGGCGGCCACTGTCGCCCGGTCCGACGGACAGGTGTTTTCGCTGTTTCTGCTGGCGGTGGCCGCATCCGAAGCGGCCCTGGCGCTGGCGCTGGTGGTCCTGCTTTTCCGCAACAAGCCGACGCTGGACGCCGGCGCGTGGAAGCTGCTGAGAGATTGA
- the nuoJ_2 gene encoding NADH-quinone oxidoreductase subunit J, with product MPDAFLLTVIILGAVGLYLALPGGRANVGKLALMILLGAGGALFGLLARRYGTAAVPGWFVVLSVVGLWGAIRVITHKRPVYSALYFVLVVVAVSGLLLLLNAEFLAAALLIIYAGAILVTYVFVIMLAQQNEVAPCDRDSRDPLIGCLMGFLLLSVIGGGLTRATGVPGPTAAAGGAGTVEVVGTSLLTTYVVGVEVAGVLLLASMVGAIAIARRKTVETGEG from the coding sequence ATGCCGGACGCGTTTCTTCTGACGGTCATCATCCTGGGCGCGGTTGGCTTGTACCTGGCGCTGCCGGGCGGGCGCGCCAATGTTGGCAAGCTCGCCCTGATGATTCTGCTCGGCGCGGGCGGGGCGCTGTTCGGTCTTCTGGCGCGGCGCTATGGAACGGCGGCGGTGCCCGGCTGGTTCGTGGTGCTCTCGGTGGTGGGCCTGTGGGGGGCGATCCGGGTCATTACGCACAAGCGGCCGGTGTACAGCGCACTGTACTTCGTGCTGGTGGTCGTCGCCGTGTCCGGGCTGCTGCTGCTGCTCAACGCGGAATTCCTGGCGGCGGCGCTGCTGATCATCTACGCCGGCGCGATCCTCGTGACCTACGTCTTTGTCATCATGCTGGCGCAGCAAAACGAAGTTGCACCGTGCGACCGCGACTCGCGCGACCCGCTGATCGGCTGCCTGATGGGCTTCCTGCTGCTGAGCGTGATCGGCGGCGGGCTGACGCGCGCAACGGGCGTGCCGGGGCCGACGGCCGCGGCCGGCGGGGCGGGAACCGTTGAAGTGGTCGGCACGTCGCTGTTGACGACGTACGTCGTGGGCGTCGAAGTCGCGGGTGTGCTGCTGCTGGCGTCGATGGTCGGCGCGATCGCCATCGCCCGTCGCAAGACGGTCGAGACGGGGGAGGGCTGA
- the uspE gene encoding Universal stress protein E: MPLKPGRILWPTDFSELSLEGARYARGFRESFGCELHVLHVVAPPIGPDVSLMLPAEFPLPVTDPEMITACRRSLAKLAADQFGGDPSITCDVQLGASWSGICDYAKGHQIDLIIVATHGRTGLPHVLIGSTAERIVQHAPCPVLVVKHGQCGFAV, from the coding sequence ATGCCTCTGAAACCCGGACGCATTCTGTGGCCCACGGATTTCTCCGAATTGTCGCTGGAGGGGGCGCGCTACGCCCGAGGATTTCGCGAGTCGTTCGGCTGCGAGCTGCACGTTCTGCACGTCGTCGCGCCGCCCATCGGTCCGGACGTGTCCCTCATGCTGCCGGCTGAATTCCCGCTGCCCGTGACCGACCCGGAGATGATCACCGCCTGCCGCCGCAGCCTGGCGAAGCTGGCGGCCGACCAGTTCGGCGGCGATCCGTCGATCACGTGCGACGTGCAGTTGGGCGCCTCGTGGTCGGGCATCTGCGACTACGCCAAGGGGCACCAGATCGACCTGATTATTGTGGCGACGCACGGCCGGACAGGCCTGCCGCATGTGCTGATCGGCAGCACGGCCGAGCGGATTGTGCAGCACGCACCTTGCCCGGTATTGGTGGTGAAACACGGGCAGTGCGGGTTCGCGGTATAG
- the dppE gene encoding Dipeptide-binding protein DppE precursor, which yields MFRGILAITLIPALLLVAWLSLRDAPPRADFVLAAPASEEPRTIDPQRASWQLETQLCGALFEGLTRLDPQTLEARPAAAQRWDVSDDRKTWTFHLHADSPRRWSDGRPVTAGDFRYAWLRALDPALEAQYFSLLFVIIGAERYFRSRGDDSPENDQPADAVGIEAEDDWTLRVRLAAPCSYFLDLTSFATLAPVRADLIERFGGADRYSRRSRRHLWTRPENILCNGPYLLKRWDFKRGLWLQRNPYFTPPAAVDSIQVAVFPDPNAALLAYQTGGVDLLRGLDTALARALKAQEARGERRDFAIGPRLATYFFRVNCTRPPLDDARVRRALSLAIDKPALCRHVLGLGEIPADTYVPAPAAALMRRRAADGTWVSYQPPTGLGAGLSMDDRVASAKAFLTEAGVDPAAREIELAFAPHPDQQRIAEAVQAMWEKSLGLRVVLRSVESKVLSQRIRALDYDVVRSDWYGDYLDPNTFLDMFTTGDGQNRTGWSSPEYDSAIAAAAEEADDAQRYALLSRAEAILCAELPVIPLYFKTGNYLLNREFEGLTDNARDVLPLHELRRRTSDARTGAGGE from the coding sequence ATGTTTCGCGGCATCCTCGCGATCACGCTCATCCCCGCCCTGCTGCTCGTGGCCTGGCTCTCCCTGCGCGACGCGCCGCCGCGGGCCGATTTCGTGTTGGCCGCTCCCGCCAGCGAGGAGCCGCGCACGATCGACCCGCAGCGCGCCAGCTGGCAGCTTGAAACGCAGCTCTGCGGCGCCCTTTTCGAGGGCCTGACGCGCCTCGATCCGCAGACGCTCGAGGCTCGCCCGGCCGCCGCGCAGCGCTGGGACGTCAGCGACGATCGAAAAACCTGGACGTTCCATCTGCACGCCGATTCGCCGCGGCGCTGGTCGGACGGCCGGCCGGTCACGGCCGGCGATTTCCGCTACGCCTGGCTGCGGGCGCTCGATCCGGCGCTGGAGGCCCAGTACTTCTCGCTGCTGTTCGTCATTATTGGCGCGGAGCGCTATTTTCGTTCGCGCGGCGATGACTCGCCCGAGAACGACCAGCCCGCCGATGCCGTCGGAATCGAAGCCGAAGACGACTGGACGCTGCGCGTGCGGCTCGCGGCGCCGTGCAGCTACTTCCTCGATCTCACCTCGTTCGCGACGCTCGCCCCCGTGCGGGCCGACCTGATCGAGCGCTTCGGCGGCGCAGACCGCTACTCGCGCCGCAGCCGGCGGCACCTCTGGACGCGGCCGGAGAATATCCTGTGCAACGGGCCGTACCTGTTGAAACGCTGGGATTTCAAGCGCGGCCTCTGGCTCCAGCGAAACCCGTACTTCACGCCGCCGGCGGCCGTCGATTCCATCCAGGTCGCGGTCTTCCCCGATCCGAACGCGGCCCTGCTGGCCTATCAAACCGGCGGCGTCGACCTGCTGCGCGGCCTGGATACGGCGCTGGCCCGTGCACTCAAAGCGCAAGAGGCGCGAGGCGAGCGCCGCGACTTCGCCATCGGCCCGCGCCTGGCGACCTACTTTTTCCGCGTCAACTGCACGCGGCCGCCGCTGGACGACGCCCGCGTACGCCGGGCGCTCTCGCTGGCGATCGACAAGCCGGCGCTTTGCCGGCACGTACTCGGGCTGGGCGAGATTCCCGCGGACACTTACGTACCGGCACCGGCCGCCGCGCTGATGCGCCGCCGCGCCGCGGACGGGACGTGGGTCAGCTATCAGCCCCCCACGGGTCTGGGCGCCGGTCTGTCGATGGACGACCGGGTCGCGAGCGCGAAGGCGTTTCTGACCGAGGCCGGCGTCGATCCGGCGGCGCGCGAAATCGAACTGGCCTTCGCGCCCCATCCCGATCAGCAGCGCATCGCGGAAGCCGTCCAGGCGATGTGGGAAAAATCGCTCGGGCTGCGCGTCGTGCTGCGTAGCGTGGAGAGCAAAGTGCTTAGCCAGCGCATCCGCGCGCTCGACTATGACGTTGTCCGCAGCGACTGGTATGGCGATTATCTCGACCCCAACACGTTCCTCGATATGTTCACCACCGGCGACGGCCAGAACCGCACCGGCTGGTCAAGCCCCGAATACGATTCGGCCATCGCCGCGGCGGCCGAGGAAGCCGATGACGCCCAACGCTACGCCCTGCTGTCCCGGGCAGAGGCCATCTTGTGTGCGGAGTTGCCGGTCATTCCGCTGTACTTCAAAACCGGTAACTACCTGTTGAATCGCGAGTTCGAAGGGCTGACCGACAACGCCCGTGATGTTCTGCCGCTGCACGAGCTTCGCCGCCGCACAAGCGACGCTCGTACCGGCGCCGGCGGTGAGTGA
- a CDS encoding FHA domain protein encodes MSSLRDCPAPTHLSAHVGGRRITCDVAGPVTLIGSRRDCALAVPHPDISKVHCAVVATGGAWFVCDLCSRTGTFVNDTPVRAAHVHPGQRLRIGPIEVEITFSSGASTSDASQVLEFEQRFASPLILGGGSHYFELSAFPALVGRRSTCQVPLDSPDVSLVHALLFAIDGEPVVFDLGSRTGTFVNKQRIEMAWLKSGDDLRFGDLELEFRCDAPIGAHAVATDAGDEPRGSADGHAASRAGRPRGRRVEPAATAEALDFQVPVTRPDPAAAAEALAAIGADEIDQHVDGLQRVLGNIRAALGAQALDLQSRAAALLERQAASEARAAELIQAQERVCEHLADLEKREARLGCAEADLALRLAELEAREQALAEAQKRIDQFKAALENAAACVSAGPRAASPSAAPIRTESAEHVAAPAGNGAHAPAEMPAPVVGKPLFAVEEPGRRDRARH; translated from the coding sequence ATGAGCAGCCTGCGCGACTGCCCCGCACCCACGCACCTGTCCGCCCACGTGGGCGGCCGCCGAATTACCTGTGACGTCGCCGGCCCGGTGACGCTGATCGGCAGCCGGCGCGACTGCGCCCTGGCGGTGCCGCATCCCGACATCTCGAAAGTGCACTGCGCCGTGGTCGCCACGGGCGGAGCCTGGTTTGTCTGCGACCTGTGCAGCCGGACGGGGACGTTCGTCAATGACACCCCCGTGCGGGCGGCGCATGTTCATCCGGGGCAGCGGCTGCGAATCGGGCCGATCGAGGTCGAGATCACATTCTCCTCCGGCGCGTCCACGTCGGACGCGTCGCAGGTGCTGGAGTTCGAGCAGCGCTTCGCCTCGCCGCTGATCCTCGGCGGCGGCTCGCACTACTTTGAGCTGTCGGCGTTCCCGGCGCTGGTCGGCCGCCGCAGCACGTGCCAGGTGCCGCTGGACAGTCCGGATGTCTCGCTGGTTCATGCGCTGCTGTTTGCGATTGACGGCGAGCCGGTGGTCTTCGACCTGGGCAGTCGCACGGGGACGTTCGTCAATAAGCAGCGGATCGAGATGGCGTGGCTGAAGAGCGGCGACGACTTGCGCTTCGGCGATCTGGAGCTGGAGTTTCGCTGCGACGCGCCGATCGGTGCGCACGCCGTCGCGACCGACGCCGGCGACGAACCGCGCGGCTCCGCCGACGGGCATGCGGCGTCGCGCGCCGGCCGGCCGCGCGGCCGACGGGTCGAGCCGGCGGCGACGGCGGAAGCGCTGGATTTCCAGGTGCCCGTGACGCGGCCCGATCCTGCGGCCGCCGCGGAGGCGCTGGCGGCGATCGGAGCTGATGAGATTGACCAGCACGTCGACGGATTACAGCGCGTGCTGGGCAATATTCGCGCGGCGCTGGGGGCTCAGGCGCTCGATCTCCAGTCCCGCGCGGCGGCGCTGCTGGAGAGGCAGGCTGCGTCGGAGGCGCGCGCGGCGGAGCTGATCCAGGCGCAGGAGCGCGTCTGCGAACACCTGGCCGATCTCGAAAAACGCGAGGCGCGGCTGGGCTGCGCCGAAGCGGACCTGGCGCTGCGGCTGGCCGAGCTGGAAGCGCGCGAGCAGGCGCTGGCGGAAGCTCAAAAGCGAATCGACCAATTCAAAGCGGCCCTGGAGAACGCGGCGGCGTGTGTTTCGGCCGGGCCGCGGGCGGCGTCGCCGTCCGCGGCGCCGATTCGCACCGAATCCGCCGAACACGTCGCCGCCCCGGCGGGCAACGGCGCGCACGCGCCGGCGGAGATGCCGGCGCCGGTCGTGGGCAAGCCGTTGTTCGCGGTGGAAGAGCCGGGCAGGCGGGATCGCGCGCGGCATTGA
- the nuoM gene encoding NADH-quinone oxidoreductase subunit M, whose protein sequence is MDALFTNLLVFLPLIAAVIVWTLPARREASAGPLAFWVGLLTALLSIYLWMKLPAVGPKGLVGEFRAEWITIGDYAGSRQVAGVQVRYHVGMDAISGPLIALTGVLVPLSIACSFTSIRTRVREYYAWMLALTAAMFGVFLARDLLLFYVFFEFTLIPLYFLIGIWGGAERRYAATKFFLYTFVGSVVTFAGILYLAVRSAGLRGVNIIDFDLQTLSSLALSGQSGLTLNEQSLLFIAFFCGFAIKVPFFPLHTWLPLAHTEAPTAGSVLLAGVLLKLGTYGFLRFTLPVVPDGAIAWASAMGVLAVAGIIYGALCSWVQRDVKKLVAYSSVSHLGFCMLGMFSLLPVGVSGSVLYMVNHGISTGALFLMVGMIYERYHTRDMDQIGGLARRMPVAAFFLVLFVLSSVGLPGLNGFVSEFTVLLAAFNATKVLGPWFGSIGAAGILLGAIYLLYMTGKVLFGPLKEPPHTPDLSAGLKEDLTKREVAILLPLAVLVVLLGAYPRIITDTLDPALRDQILARTDSRLAMLDHTAPLAQHAGADDSWAGQRPALPGIEAPADGGG, encoded by the coding sequence ATGGACGCACTGTTCACCAACCTGCTGGTCTTCCTGCCGCTGATCGCGGCGGTGATCGTCTGGACGCTGCCCGCGCGGCGCGAGGCGTCCGCCGGCCCGCTGGCGTTCTGGGTGGGGCTGTTGACGGCGCTGCTGTCGATCTACCTCTGGATGAAACTGCCGGCCGTCGGGCCGAAGGGGCTGGTGGGCGAGTTCCGCGCGGAGTGGATCACCATCGGCGACTACGCCGGCTCGCGGCAGGTCGCCGGCGTGCAGGTGCGCTATCACGTGGGCATGGACGCGATCAGCGGCCCGCTGATTGCGCTGACAGGCGTGCTGGTGCCGTTGTCGATCGCATGCAGCTTCACTTCGATCCGCACGCGCGTCCGCGAGTACTACGCCTGGATGCTGGCGCTGACCGCGGCGATGTTCGGCGTGTTTCTGGCGCGCGACCTGCTGCTGTTCTACGTCTTCTTCGAATTCACGCTGATTCCGCTCTATTTCCTGATCGGCATCTGGGGCGGGGCGGAGCGGCGCTACGCGGCGACCAAGTTCTTCCTCTACACCTTCGTCGGCAGCGTCGTCACGTTCGCCGGCATTCTGTACCTCGCGGTGCGCTCGGCCGGCCTTCGCGGCGTGAACATCATCGACTTCGACCTGCAGACGCTCTCGTCGCTGGCCCTGAGCGGGCAGTCCGGCCTCACGCTGAACGAGCAGTCGCTGCTCTTCATCGCCTTCTTTTGCGGCTTCGCGATCAAAGTGCCCTTCTTCCCGCTACACACGTGGCTGCCGCTGGCGCACACCGAGGCGCCCACCGCCGGTTCGGTGCTGCTCGCGGGCGTCCTGCTGAAGCTGGGCACGTACGGCTTCTTGCGCTTCACGCTGCCGGTCGTGCCGGACGGGGCGATCGCCTGGGCGTCGGCCATGGGCGTGCTGGCGGTGGCCGGAATTATCTACGGCGCTCTGTGCTCGTGGGTGCAGCGCGACGTGAAGAAGCTGGTCGCCTACTCGTCCGTGTCGCACCTGGGCTTCTGCATGCTGGGAATGTTCAGCCTGCTGCCGGTGGGCGTGAGCGGATCCGTGCTCTACATGGTGAATCACGGCATCAGCACCGGGGCGCTGTTCCTCATGGTCGGCATGATCTACGAGCGCTATCACACGCGCGACATGGATCAGATCGGCGGACTGGCGCGGCGCATGCCCGTGGCGGCGTTCTTCCTCGTGCTCTTTGTGCTCTCCAGCGTCGGACTGCCGGGATTGAACGGGTTTGTGAGCGAGTTCACGGTGCTCCTGGCCGCGTTCAATGCGACCAAGGTGCTGGGCCCCTGGTTTGGATCGATCGGCGCCGCCGGCATTCTCCTGGGCGCGATCTACCTGCTCTACATGACCGGCAAGGTGCTCTTCGGACCGCTCAAGGAGCCGCCGCACACGCCCGATCTTTCGGCCGGCCTGAAGGAAGACCTGACCAAGCGCGAGGTGGCCATTCTGCTGCCGCTGGCCGTGCTGGTGGTGCTGCTGGGCGCGTATCCGCGCATCATCACGGACACGCTCGATCCGGCGCTGCGCGACCAGATTCTGGCGCGGACGGATAGCCGACTGGCGATGCTGGACCATACTGCGCCGCTGGCGCAGCATGCGGGAGCGGACGACTCATGGGCGGGCCAGAGGCCCGCACTCCCCGGAATTGAAGCCCCCGCTGACGGAGGTGGCTGA
- the nuoN_2 gene encoding NADH-quinone oxidoreductase subunit N has product MPDGVVVSLTALLPELLLVIAACAVLLVGPGRREGGGAAPVLTLVALLLALIVLRFGETLGIRGGSGGGLSFDELAKYVRTSTAVIGILITMAAWSQPAAGERGEFFAMMLFSLSGLMLVGASSDLVTLFLALELVSIPAYTLVTLSRTDLKALEAGTKYFYLGAMAAAINAYGFSFLYGVAGSADLGDVTRAVASALAKPAQVLPYTLAMLGVTLSVAGLLFKIAAFPLHFYIGDVYQGAAAPVAGMLGYVPKLAGFVAILKVVAATNVWRGGDVPLFWVLWWVAVLSMTIGNTLALMQTNVRRMLAYSGIAHSGYMLVGLIAGPLAGPGVIGDGAAAILYYTVIYGIANLGAFTLLGLLRVRGEPAETVRDLAGLLRRHPGLALLMALAMLTLMGLPPTPGFWGKMALFGSALASVKDSGPLNQWVVALVVIAVINTAVAAAYYLRVVASLLLYENDEPAEARQADAPQMGVVLCGFLLLIFAFFPNALMNFGRAASGPLRAQATPMRLDVPVQSHPPDAGHVHPS; this is encoded by the coding sequence GTGCCTGACGGCGTTGTGGTATCGCTGACCGCGCTGCTGCCCGAGCTCCTGCTCGTGATCGCCGCCTGCGCCGTGCTCCTGGTCGGGCCGGGGCGGCGCGAAGGCGGCGGCGCGGCGCCGGTGCTGACGCTGGTCGCGCTCCTGCTGGCGCTGATCGTTCTTCGCTTTGGAGAAACGCTGGGCATTCGCGGCGGCAGCGGCGGCGGGCTGTCGTTCGATGAGCTGGCCAAGTACGTCCGCACCAGCACCGCCGTCATCGGCATTCTGATCACCATGGCCGCCTGGTCGCAGCCCGCCGCCGGTGAGCGCGGCGAGTTCTTCGCCATGATGCTCTTCTCGCTCAGCGGGCTGATGCTGGTCGGCGCGTCCAGCGACTTGGTCACGCTTTTCCTCGCCCTGGAGCTGGTCAGCATTCCGGCGTACACACTCGTCACGCTCAGCCGCACGGATCTGAAGGCGCTCGAAGCGGGAACAAAGTACTTTTATCTCGGCGCTATGGCCGCCGCGATCAACGCGTACGGCTTCAGCTTCCTCTACGGCGTGGCCGGCTCGGCCGATCTGGGCGACGTGACGCGGGCCGTGGCCAGCGCGCTCGCCAAACCGGCCCAGGTGCTGCCCTACACCTTGGCGATGCTGGGCGTGACGTTGTCGGTCGCCGGTCTGCTGTTCAAGATCGCCGCCTTTCCGCTGCATTTCTACATCGGCGACGTGTATCAGGGCGCGGCTGCGCCGGTCGCCGGCATGCTCGGGTACGTACCGAAGCTGGCCGGCTTCGTCGCCATTCTGAAGGTCGTTGCGGCGACCAACGTCTGGCGCGGCGGCGACGTGCCGCTGTTCTGGGTGCTGTGGTGGGTGGCCGTGCTCAGCATGACCATCGGCAACACGCTGGCGCTGATGCAGACCAATGTCCGTCGCATGCTGGCGTATTCCGGCATCGCCCACAGCGGCTACATGCTGGTCGGATTGATCGCCGGTCCGCTGGCCGGACCAGGCGTCATCGGCGACGGCGCGGCGGCAATTTTGTACTACACCGTTATCTACGGAATCGCCAACCTGGGCGCGTTCACACTGCTCGGGCTGCTGCGGGTGCGCGGCGAGCCGGCCGAAACCGTCCGCGACCTGGCCGGGCTGCTGCGGCGACATCCGGGGCTGGCTTTGCTGATGGCGCTGGCAATGCTGACGCTCATGGGCCTGCCGCCGACGCCGGGTTTCTGGGGCAAGATGGCGCTCTTCGGCAGCGCGCTGGCGTCGGTGAAGGATTCCGGACCGCTCAACCAGTGGGTGGTTGCGCTGGTTGTCATCGCGGTGATCAACACGGCCGTGGCGGCGGCTTACTACCTTCGCGTAGTGGCGTCGCTGCTGCTGTATGAGAATGACGAGCCGGCCGAAGCGCGACAGGCCGACGCGCCGCAGATGGGCGTCGTGCTGTGCGGCTTCCTGCTGCTGATCTTTGCGTTCTTCCCCAACGCCTTGATGAACTTCGGGCGCGCTGCGTCCGGACCGCTGCGGGCGCAGGCGACGCCGATGAGGCTGGACGTGCCGGTACAGTCGCATCCCCCGGATGCCGGGCACGTTCACCCGTCCTGA
- the nuoL_2 gene encoding NADH-quinone oxidoreductase subunit L yields the protein MILSAEIAVPALIDTLPFWPLLGAVLVGLALAGGALRRQAHFFAVGTVGVAAILGVWLFLHLRPAGHSAPADGGHGAPAPASTRAARDPSQPGGYDLAQVLEAKRKYTVHTLYHWISLGSVFGQKDQWIDLNFFYDSLTGVMMLVVTVVSLMVLIYSIGYMRDHHGHPERGYERFFAFLALFVFSMSMLVMAGNFVLLYLGWEAVGLCSYLLIGFYYGKPEAAAAAKKAFIVNRIGDLGFALGIFAIFLWIGPVARSGENPLDYVTVFKYVGDLDNWQRGTIALLLLCGALGKSAQFPLYVWLPDAMEGPSPVSALIHAATMVTAGVYMIARCTPIFLVAEFDVVKGGLPLTALDIVMWIGVIGAVLAATMAMAQYDMKRILAYSTMSQLAFMFVALGVDASNAAIFHLYTHAFFKALLFLGAGSVMHAMGGVIDLRRFSGLRSVLPKTYWLMLIGCLALAGFPFLAGFWSKDEIVHAAYERDQNVGVILLITAFMTAYYTFRMFFLCFHGRKRLPEEAGEHPHESPPVMLWPLYVLAFGAVFAGYLGVGGFDGDLLHTFFFFKPHGFVHHYLETSTLMIPPPLEGNSTLMYVSAVVAIAGIALAYARYGKAPQVDPDAALLGPVWKLWNIKYYVDEIYDTAFVRPLRSLGRMFVATDDKAVDGALTVGAGLPQAFGIGMRFLQQGALQGYALTMALGVTALLLLWRYVQPDAPPPRPDGPIKMLIGG from the coding sequence TTGATTCTGTCGGCTGAAATCGCGGTCCCGGCGCTCATCGACACGCTGCCTTTCTGGCCGCTGCTGGGCGCCGTGCTGGTCGGACTGGCGCTGGCCGGCGGCGCCCTGCGCAGGCAGGCGCACTTCTTTGCCGTCGGCACGGTGGGCGTTGCCGCGATTCTCGGCGTCTGGCTGTTCCTGCACCTCAGGCCGGCGGGGCACAGCGCCCCGGCGGACGGCGGACACGGTGCGCCAGCACCGGCGTCCACGCGGGCCGCGCGCGATCCCTCGCAGCCGGGAGGCTACGACCTGGCCCAGGTGCTGGAGGCGAAGCGAAAATACACCGTCCACACGCTCTATCACTGGATCAGCCTGGGCAGCGTCTTCGGCCAGAAGGACCAGTGGATCGACCTGAATTTCTTTTACGACTCGCTCACCGGCGTGATGATGCTGGTGGTGACGGTTGTGTCGCTCATGGTGCTGATCTACTCGATCGGCTACATGCGCGATCATCACGGTCATCCGGAGCGGGGCTACGAGCGGTTCTTCGCGTTTCTGGCGCTCTTCGTCTTCTCGATGAGCATGCTGGTGATGGCGGGGAACTTCGTGCTGTTGTATCTCGGGTGGGAAGCCGTGGGACTGTGCAGCTACCTGCTGATCGGCTTCTACTACGGCAAGCCCGAGGCGGCCGCCGCCGCGAAGAAGGCGTTCATCGTCAACCGCATCGGCGACCTGGGTTTTGCGCTGGGCATCTTCGCGATTTTCCTGTGGATCGGACCGGTAGCGCGCTCGGGCGAGAACCCGCTCGATTACGTCACGGTCTTCAAGTACGTCGGCGATCTGGATAACTGGCAGCGCGGCACGATCGCGCTCTTGCTGCTGTGCGGCGCGCTGGGCAAGAGCGCCCAGTTTCCGCTCTATGTCTGGCTGCCCGATGCGATGGAAGGCCCCTCACCCGTCTCGGCCCTGATTCACGCCGCCACGATGGTCACGGCCGGCGTGTACATGATCGCCCGCTGCACGCCGATTTTCCTGGTGGCGGAGTTTGACGTGGTGAAGGGCGGCCTGCCGCTGACGGCGCTCGACATCGTCATGTGGATCGGGGTGATCGGGGCGGTGCTGGCCGCGACGATGGCGATGGCTCAATACGACATGAAGCGCATCCTGGCGTATTCGACGATGAGCCAGCTCGCGTTCATGTTCGTCGCCCTGGGGGTGGACGCTTCAAACGCGGCGATCTTCCACCTGTACACGCATGCGTTCTTCAAGGCCCTGCTCTTCCTCGGCGCCGGAAGCGTCATGCACGCCATGGGCGGCGTGATCGACCTGCGGCGGTTCAGCGGCCTGCGCAGCGTGCTGCCGAAGACCTACTGGCTGATGCTGATCGGCTGCCTGGCGCTGGCCGGGTTCCCGTTTCTGGCGGGCTTCTGGAGCAAGGACGAGATCGTTCACGCGGCTTACGAGCGCGATCAGAACGTCGGCGTCATTCTGCTCATCACGGCCTTCATGACCGCCTACTACACGTTCCGCATGTTTTTCCTCTGCTTCCACGGCCGCAAACGCCTGCCCGAGGAGGCCGGCGAGCATCCGCACGAGTCGCCGCCGGTCATGCTCTGGCCGCTGTACGTGCTGGCGTTCGGGGCGGTCTTCGCCGGGTACCTCGGCGTGGGCGGATTCGACGGCGACCTGCTGCATACGTTCTTCTTCTTCAAGCCGCACGGGTTCGTCCATCATTACCTTGAAACCAGCACGCTGATGATTCCGCCGCCGCTGGAGGGCAACTCGACGCTGATGTACGTGTCGGCCGTGGTGGCGATCGCGGGCATCGCGCTGGCGTACGCCCGTTACGGCAAGGCGCCGCAGGTCGATCCCGACGCCGCGCTGCTCGGGCCGGTGTGGAAGCTGTGGAACATCAAGTACTACGTGGACGAGATTTACGACACGGCGTTCGTCCGGCCGCTGCGCTCGCTCGGACGGATGTTCGTGGCGACGGACGACAAGGCTGTGGACGGCGCGCTGACGGTGGGCGCGGGTCTGCCGCAGGCCTTTGGAATCGGCATGCGTTTCCTGCAACAGGGCGCGCTGCAGGGCTATGCGCTGACGATGGCGCTGGGTGTGACGGCGCTGCTGCTGCTGTGGCGCTACGTGCAGCCGGATGCGCCGCCGCCAAGGCCCGACGGACCGATCAAAATGCTGATCGGCGGCTGA